Proteins encoded in a region of the Natronorubrum halophilum genome:
- a CDS encoding minichromosome maintenance protein MCM, producing the protein MAQAGNSELVDSFEQFFRNYYDNEIKQLAQQYPNEQRSLHIDWQDLYRYDPDLADDFLNQPEQLQRYAEEALRLYDLPIDVSLGQAHVRIRNLPETESPEIREIRARNMNSLVQVHGIVRKATDVRPKIEEAAFECQLCGTLTRIPQSSGDFQEPHECQGCERQGPFKVNFDQSEFVDSQKLRMQESPEGLRGGETPQSLDVHIEDDITGEVTPGDHVSATGVLRLEQQGNDQEKSPVFDFYMEGMSVDIDEEQFEDMDITDDDKKAIYEISNHDDVYEQMVASIAPSIYGYEQEKLAMILQLFSGVTKQLPDGSRIRGDLHMLLIGDPGTGKSQMIGYIKNIAPRAVYTSGKGSSSAGLTAAAVRDDFGDGQQWTLEAGALVLADRGIAAVDELDKMRSEDRSAMHEALEQQQISVSKAGINATLKSRCSLLGAANPKYGRFDHYEPISEQIDLEPALISRFDLIFTVTDEPDEEKDRNLAEHIINTNYAGELTTQREEMTSMDVSGDEIEEMTEKVDPEIDAELLRKYIAFSKQNCHPRMTEEARNSIRDFYVDLRSKGTDEDAPIPVTARKLEALVRLSEASARVRLSDTVEQSDANRVIEIVRSCLQDIGVDPETGEFDADIVEAGTSKSQRDRIKNIKQLISDIEEEYDDGAPVDIVLDRATEIGMDQSKAEHEIEKLKQKGEVYEPSTDNLRTT; encoded by the coding sequence ATGGCGCAAGCGGGAAATTCTGAACTCGTCGACTCGTTCGAGCAGTTCTTCCGCAACTACTACGACAACGAAATCAAGCAGCTTGCCCAGCAGTATCCGAACGAACAGCGTTCACTGCATATCGACTGGCAGGACCTCTACCGATACGATCCCGATCTCGCAGACGACTTTCTCAATCAGCCCGAGCAGCTTCAGCGCTACGCCGAGGAGGCGCTTCGACTGTACGACCTGCCGATCGACGTGAGTCTCGGACAGGCTCACGTCCGGATCCGAAACCTTCCGGAGACGGAGTCCCCCGAAATTCGGGAGATTCGCGCCCGGAACATGAACTCCCTCGTCCAGGTCCACGGCATCGTCCGAAAGGCCACCGACGTTCGTCCGAAGATCGAGGAGGCCGCCTTCGAGTGCCAGCTCTGTGGCACCCTCACTCGTATCCCTCAGTCCAGCGGCGATTTTCAGGAGCCACACGAGTGTCAAGGCTGCGAACGACAGGGGCCGTTCAAGGTGAATTTCGACCAATCGGAGTTCGTCGACTCCCAGAAACTCCGCATGCAGGAGAGTCCCGAAGGCCTTCGCGGCGGGGAAACGCCACAGTCGCTCGACGTCCACATCGAAGACGACATCACCGGCGAGGTCACTCCCGGCGATCACGTCTCCGCGACCGGCGTCCTCCGACTCGAGCAACAGGGCAACGACCAGGAGAAATCGCCCGTCTTCGACTTCTACATGGAGGGGATGTCCGTCGACATCGACGAAGAGCAGTTCGAGGACATGGACATCACCGACGACGACAAGAAGGCGATCTACGAAATTTCCAACCACGACGACGTCTACGAGCAGATGGTCGCCTCCATCGCGCCCTCGATCTACGGCTACGAACAGGAAAAACTCGCGATGATCCTCCAGCTGTTCTCCGGCGTGACGAAGCAGTTGCCCGACGGCTCGAGGATCCGGGGTGACCTGCATATGCTCCTTATCGGGGACCCTGGTACTGGTAAATCGCAGATGATCGGTTACATCAAAAATATCGCCCCTCGAGCCGTCTACACGTCCGGTAAGGGTTCGTCCTCAGCGGGTCTCACCGCCGCCGCGGTTCGCGACGATTTCGGTGATGGACAGCAGTGGACGCTCGAGGCCGGCGCGTTAGTTCTCGCCGATCGGGGTATTGCAGCGGTTGACGAGCTAGATAAAATGCGATCGGAGGATAGGAGCGCCATGCACGAAGCCCTCGAGCAACAGCAGATTTCGGTCTCGAAAGCCGGCATCAACGCCACGCTCAAGTCGCGCTGCTCGCTCCTGGGTGCGGCAAACCCCAAGTACGGTCGCTTCGACCACTACGAGCCGATCAGCGAACAGATCGACCTCGAGCCGGCGCTCATCTCGCGATTCGATCTCATCTTCACCGTGACGGACGAACCGGACGAGGAAAAAGATCGGAACCTCGCCGAACACATCATCAACACCAACTACGCGGGTGAGCTGACCACTCAGCGCGAGGAGATGACCTCGATGGACGTCTCGGGCGACGAGATCGAGGAGATGACCGAGAAGGTCGACCCGGAGATCGACGCCGAACTCCTGCGGAAGTACATCGCCTTCTCGAAACAGAACTGCCACCCGCGAATGACGGAGGAAGCCCGAAACTCGATCCGGGACTTCTACGTCGACCTGCGCTCGAAGGGGACGGACGAAGACGCGCCGATCCCGGTAACGGCGCGAAAACTCGAGGCGCTGGTCCGGCTCTCCGAGGCCAGCGCCCGCGTGCGACTCTCGGATACGGTCGAACAGTCGGACGCGAACCGGGTCATCGAGATCGTCCGCTCGTGTCTGCAGGATATCGGCGTCGATCCCGAGACGGGCGAGTTCGACGCGGACATCGTCGAAGCCGGCACCTCGAAGTCCCAGCGCGACCGGATCAAGAACATCAAACAGCTGATCAGCGACATCGAGGAGGAGTACGACGACGGCGCACCCGTCGATATCGTGTTGGATCGGGCCACAGAGATCGGGATGGACCAGTCCAAGGCCGAACACGAGATCGAGAAGTTAAAACAGAAAGGCGAGGTCTACGAGCCGAGTACGGACAACCTCCGGACGACGTAG